In a single window of the Gadus macrocephalus chromosome 6, ASM3116895v1 genome:
- the LOC132459027 gene encoding uncharacterized protein LOC132459027: MLKTDCHTPSESHGLSRKCNKSAEKVVRKIEIGWLHYSKPHYTQVRTRHGGGTRHTTVPKETTVEQVLETGKQLFFPNGSSTKGPQHIFDFEVRDFKRNCIPLEETVGKLYESTKLKLLRFYICSKDKFSVEDESDSSTEDLEDLSTGNLNAIVSDPATSDSSTNIPSDRQEEADFIINVDDTASEQSSDLDITDMEDTSPRRVKDSNAVSESDTVEWCSDYEAASEDEVTVQIRCSNVLQVINVNST; this comes from the exons ATGTTGAAAACGGATTGTCACACGCCATCAGAATCGCATGGATTGTCTAGAAAGTGCAACAAAAGTGCAGAAAAGGTGGTACGGAAGATTGAAATTGGGTGGCTTCACTATTCAAAACCTCACTACACCCAGGTGAGAACGAGGCATGGTGGTGGGACTAGACACACAACGGTTCCTAAAGAAACTACCGTGGAGCAGGTTCTAGAAACCGGAAAACAGCTGTTTTTCCCAAATGGATCGTCGACCAAAGGGCCACAACATATTTTTGATTTTGAGGTGCGTGACTTCAAAAGGAATTGCATTCCGTTGGAAGAGACCGTGGGCAAGTTGTACGAGTCAACAAAGTTGAAGCTTCTCCGTTTTTACATCTGCTCAAAGGACAAATTCTCTGTGGAGGACGAAAGTGACTCATCGACTGAAGATTTAGAAGATCTAAGCACAGGG AATCTGAATGCCATTGTTTCAGACCCTGCAACATCTGACTCATCCACCAACATTCCCAGTGATCGGCAAGAGGAGGCCGACTTCATTATTAATGTTGATGACACCGCTTCAGAGCAGTCTTCTGATTTGGACATTACAGACATGGAAGACACGAGCCCGAGGAGAGTCAAAGATTCCAATGCAGTctcagagtcagacacagtAGAGTGGTGTTCGGATTATGAGGCTGCTTCAGAGGATGAGGTGACAGTCCAaataagatgttcaaatgttttaCAGGTAATTAATGTTAATAGTACCTAA
- the LOC132459044 gene encoding uncharacterized protein LOC132459044: protein MDDLDVTTLSVLQAADVDEGVLKTLSREDLLDLLPGPQNFLRRKKLWDHIHPKEQSENAVREAIDQPSMLPSQPSTHAMLPSLPSQSSTSAMWPSPPRTSTPKSHHQKTVKMPDPPEYVVYTDSELDLVRSQYFELLRSGKGSQCKMSKDLFCRLIRNTVTSMVAILRASSSCQEQMYPSKREIQAVAEKIVDYYPMLQDSSNTPYLTVYSKMYKRIQNIKSSRKRQGRMPQRGVPKKRSLLESGLEDDSDASTNLSVASTVILPDSDDNDAELSQDQDSRKTQARHYRTLQTMYSKPKSKPNGSDVAQIFDLEFEARRAFIDSDATKEEDKAAKIMDAYPCFRDPRHAVDELGRILGGANSKYIDDTKKRWQTFCTNVQFYGRWKKVLKPPIPVDMAGADFTIALLKALPSLFPSPTPPPKRLGGASEALIHVLEENEDPNKYLEKRQLSSPVLLYDGSTCILAIGNSPVSTLEDVFNGMLSLMAYYYTLHLTYPKFVSTLLSVIQTEVLHDAIHDWDATTAYKKAMNEWKSFVKN from the exons ATGGATGACTTGGATGTCACAACACTGTCTGTGTTACAAG CTGCTGATGTTGATGAAGGGGTTTTAAAAACCCTCTCTCGGGAGGATCTTTTGGATCTTCTTCCTGGACCACAGAACTTTCTGCGAAGAAAGAAGTTGTGGGATCACATTCATCCAAAG gaacagagtgagaatgCAGTGAGAGAAGCCATTGATCAGCCATCCATGTTGCCAAGCCAGCCATCCACACATGCCATGTTACCAAGCCTGCCAAGCCAGTCATCCACAAGTGCCATGTGGCCAAGCCCGCCACGGACCTCCACCCCCAAAAGCCATCACCAGAAAACCGTAAAAATGCCGGACCCTCCTGAGTATGTGGTATACACCGATTCAGAACTTGACTTGGTTCGGAGCCAGTATTTTGAACTGCTACGCAGTGGGAAAGGGTCACAGTGCAAGATGTCTAAAGACCTATTTTGCAGACTGATAAGGAACACTGTAACCAGCATGGTGGCTATCCTCCGTGCCAGTAGTTCGTGTCAAGAACAGATGTACCCTTCAAAAAGGGAAATTCAGGCAGTGGCTGAGAAGATTGTTGATTATTACCCTATGCTGCAAGACTCATCAAACACGCCTTAT CTGACTGTGTACTCTAAAATGTATAAGCGTATCCAAAACATCAAGTCCTCAAGAAAAAGGCAAGGACGAATGCCACAACGGGGGGTACCTAAGAAGAGGTCTCTCCTTGAGTCAGGTCTTGAAGATGACAGTGATGCTTCAACCAATTTGTCGGTTGCTTCAACAGTAATTCTGCCGGACAGCGATGATAACGATGCTGAGCTCAGCCAAG ACCAGGACAGCCGCAAAACACAAGCAAGGCACTATCGGACATTGCAGACCATGTACAGCAAACCTAAGTCTAAGCCAAATGGAAGTGATGTTGCTCAGATTTTTGACTTGGAGTTCGAGGCCAGGCGGGCCTTTATTGATTCTGATGCAACAAAGGAAGAAGACAAGGCAGCCAAGATTATGGATGCATATCCATGTTTTAGAGATCCCCGACAT GCAGTTGACGAGCTTGGGCGTATCCTTGGTGGCGCCAACAGTAAATACATTGACGATACCAAGAAAAGATGGCAGACCTTCTGTACCAATGTCCAATTCTATGGTCGGTGGAAGAAGGTCCTAAAACCCCCCATTCCTGTGGATATGGCTGGAG CGGATTTCACCATTGCCCTTCTGAAGGCATTACCATCCCTCTTcccatcaccaacaccaccaccaaaacgTCTCGGAGGAGCCAGTGAAGCATTAATTCATGTCCTTGAG GAAAATGAGGATCCCAACAAGTACCTTGAGAAACGCCAACTGTCCTCCCCAGTCCTTCTATACGACGGTAGTACCTGCATTCTCGCAATTGGCAACTCCCCTGTGAGTACTCTGGAAGATGTCTTCAATGGTATGCTTTCATTGATGGCCTACTACTACACCCTTCACTTGACCTATCCGAAGTTTGTTTCCACACTTCTGTCTGTAATTCAGACTGAGGTGCTTCATGATGCAATTCATGATTGGGATGCCACAACGGCATACAAGAAGGCTATGAATGAATGGAAGTCGTTTGTTAAGAATTAG